AAGGAATTCTTCTGGGGAAGGGGTTCTCCAGGAATCATCACATTCCGTGTTTGCACGAAGCAATTCGCAGTTTACTGATCACAGAACTTCTGAAAATCACTTTTTCTCATCAAATGAAGAAAATGTGATTCAAGAAGAGGGAAATTCAGGTAAGGGAAGACATAATCTGATTTCTGATAACAATTTTAGTGGTGATTGGATGAATGAGAAACCTGAAGTAAGTTGCAAGGAGAACACGACTCCTAAAGAAGAAGACTTGCATAGATGGAACCACATATATGAAGATAATCCATTGTTGGAAGAGAGGAAAGATGAAGTTACAATCACAGAAGAATCTCATCCATTCAGTGCTAAAGAAATGGAAACTACCTCTTCCCTCCTTTCACCAAGAAACGGAATCTAAAGGTGTCAAAACAAGTTTCCGTGTTTCCTAATCTATATATTGCACAATATGATTATGTATGATGTAAATGATACGTGTGTCAAAGAAGTTGTGTCAGGCAGGTTATCAATCGTGTTGTCTGTGTCAGAAATTGATACCCCCAACGGAATCCTGCAAGGATAAATGCTAGATTGGTTCTAAGAATTCAACGAACCAGATAACTTATCTGCAGATTTCTCAGAATATTTCAAAAGTGGAATCATAGTTTGCAGGTTTTGTAATATTGTGCTATATTTGGGAATCAGGCAACAGCAGAGCCCTGTTTCAATATGTAGTTAAAGATATGAACTTAATCATGGAATAAAggaaaaaagtaattaattttgATCTTAGCCTAACATATTGTATCAGAATGGGCAGTGAAATTGCTGCCATTTATCTactatacatacatacatacatacaaaTGATAAGCATCATATGCCTAACATATCATATATACATTGATTTTAAGATTTGCAAAGCCAATCTTGAATGGCGTGACGCAGAGCATGGTTAGGAGTAAGATTCAAGTGACTCAACTTCAAGTTCGTCATCGGCGATGTCTCATGTCCCTTCTCAAACCATCCGTGCAAAGCTTCACCTTCGTAGGTGAATCCATCAGCTGCCACCTGCGGATCTAGCATTATTTCCTGAAATAAATTCTTAGGATTAATCTTTTTGCATCAGTTGcaagtaaataaagcaaaataaCTTATTCACACTACCTGTCGAATGGGGCACAAGAAGAAAGTCGGAACTGGCCGCTCTTCTGAAACATGTAATTGCTCTAATTCCCTCACCAAAGCCGGTGTCAGCTCTGGTCTTTCCCTGCTGCTCAATTCACAGAACTGCAGTCCCAAGTCTGCTAATCTTCTTGCTACTACAATTGGCCATTCTCCAGCTGAAGAATCCAAAATCGAGGCTAATTTCCCATAAAACATCGATCTACGGACTTCATTGATCAACCCAACAATCGGTCTTCCAGTAAGTAGCTGTAGAATGATCACCCCAAAGGAATAGATATCGGACTTGGTTGTCAGAACTCCAACTCTTAGGAACTCGGGATCTGTATATGGAAATGCAACCTTTGGCTCAGCCCCTAGACGAAAGCTAGAGCAATAAGGACTGTCATCAGTAACCAGCCGGCAGATTCCAAATTCACATATCTTGCAGCTAAGTTCAGAATCAAGTAGGATATTTTGTGGTTTTAGATCTCCGTGGACAATTTTTTCAGGTTTGGAAGAGTGCAAGAAGCAAAGTGCACTAGCTATTTCTGCTATATTCCGAACTCGAATCTTCCATGTCAAGGGAGAAATGGCACCTCTCCTGAAGAGGCAGTCATGGAGACTCCCATTCGGCAAGTATTCATAAACGAGGGACCATCCTTCTGGGCACGCACCAAGCAAAGTCACGAGATGAGGATGTTGTAATCTGCCAAGAACTTGAACCTGCATAAACAAATATTCTACTTTAGATAAACATTATGGTGGAATCTATTTAAAGCTACAACTTTTCAGAGAAACAAATGAAGTTTACCTCTTTTTGAAACTCTGACTGGCCTTGCATGTTATGTGGATGGAGCTTCTTTATAGCAACAGTTCTACCCAACATTTCACCCTTGTAAACACAACCATATCCTCCCTGGCCAAGTTTGAAGCTTTCAGAGAAATTGCAAGTTGCAGTTTTCAAATCAGATAATGGAAATTCTGCTAACTCGGGTAACTCTTCAACGGACCCGAGAAACCCATTGCACTTTGGAGATCCAGCTTGTCCACGGTTTCTCCATCTTTCGAGCCAGCGTACAGCTTCCATTTTCTGCTTTTGGATCCTCTGCTTTTCCTGCCTTAGCGACGCAATGGAAGTTTGAACGAGTTTCAATTCTCCAGAAGCTTCATACTGCCTACGATTGGCTTCCTGCACACGACTGTCTAAAAGAGCAATGCTTCTCATGGTTCTCTGTAGCTCCTTACttatttcttctttctcttccaaGAGTTTTCCTTGCTCCCGTATTGTATTTCTCAGTGCATCCTCagcttcttttctaagtttaacTTCATTTGCATAGGCAGATTCAAAGATTTTCACCTGAAGAGAATAAGGAGTCAGAACATACGAAAATAGATCAAATTTCTTTTATCAGCAAGAATGTTGTTTTGATTTTAGGTAACATACATCCATGCTCTAAGCTTATCCATGGATGCTGAAATATTACCTTGCTGATGGATTCAAAAGTTTGGAATTCCTGTTTTTTGCGCCTCAACAGCTCTTCCATTTCTACATTCCTCGATATTTCTGCTTCTTTCCTTACTTGTTCAAATTGACAAGATAAGCTCTCTTCCTCAACCTTTGAATCAGAATCTGAACACACCCTTGTTTCTGTAGAATTGCTGGATCTACTGCTTGTGGGACTGAATGCACTCTGTATAGAGAGGGTAAGACATCCATCAGAAGTATCTGTTTCGGCATAGCTTGAATCACCTTGAACCCAATTGCTGACTCTAGCGCAAGTTATGCCTGCAGCAGAATTAGATCGAAGATAGTCCAGGTGTAATGATGTTATAGTCTTTCTGCATTGAACCGATTTAGACCTTGAAGTTTCAGGAGTTGCTTGTTCCGCATGACTTGACATTTTAGGAGCTTCCCTTGTCCAAACATGTTTCCCTTTGTTGATAAACCATATTTCACAGAAGAAAGGAGCACTTCTTGCCACAAAATTGGCCTTATTGGAGCTCTTTTTCACCTTCATGCAACTAAATCATTCGGATTCAACAAAAAGCACATAAGTTATAATATGATCATAAGGTTCTTATAGGTTTGAACAATCAAGTACTTACTTTTCTGGTATAGCCCCCATAACTAGCTCCCTAGCGCCATGTTTGTTCACCaattcaacaatccctttttgaACTTGGTCACATTCAATTGTAACAATACTTACTTCAACCTGCATCATAACCATGTtccataaatattttaaaatattgcTATACCATCATCCTATACTTTTAAATGTCACAATTAATAGAACTAGGGATTTGGAAGAATCAACACAAACCTTAGCTCTATGACAAATGGTCAAGTAATGTTGTAAAAGCTTCTCTGTCTGTTCCTTTTCTCGTCTTCTATGTGCCATCAAAACTTCAGCATTTGCTTGACTCGCTGGTAGCTTCCCCACTTCATAAAATGTGAAAGAATACCAATTTATGCATTATAATCTACTACTACTAACTTTGCTATTCAAACAGAAATGTAAAATGCAAACATCTGAATTTCCAAAAACATAAAGAAGCATAACTGTTATAATATAGGTAGGAATGGAAATTCTTACTTTCTATCTTCAGAATTAGCAAAATAACAGAACAAAACAAGCTAAATTCCACTAGAAAcagaagagaaaagaaagagagggAATTACATGGACATGGAATGCGAATTGAAGGCTGATGAACATGAAGAACACAAATTTCTTTACTTCCAAAATGTTTAAAGCTCCATTGAAGCAAATCCACGCCTTTCTCTACAGACTTCCCCAGAGCCACATACACTTTCTCATCACCACTACTACTGCTACCACAACCACCTTCTTCAACAATATCCGGTAACTGAGAACTCACCGGACGGCCATACCCGATTCCCGGGAGGAATTCCGGGATCAGGGCATGGTGAGAAGATTTCAGAAGCTCCACCTCCATGCTTTTGGGGGGAAAGATGGAAACTTTAGGCGGTGAAAGCAGGAAACTTGAGAAAATAGAGAAATGGGTGGTTTATAGTGACATATGATTAGAAATCAATAAGAAATTGAAGTGGGATTTTTTTGAAGATTTCGTATTTGTTTCGAGGAAACGAGGGTGTCACACCGTCATAGTTGTAGACTTTTTAGTTGACTACAttggagagagagaaagaagggtTTGGATAAAAGAAGTAGCGGGATCCAAGGAAGGATATGGGAGGGGAATGAATGAATGTCTAGATATTTTTGTGTCATCTTCTCAATCCCATAAACAATGCATGCTTCATGTTCCTAATATAAGTATAAGGGTAAACTACACTCAGAAAGATtaaattttaccctttttatgTTAAGTCAATTTTACAAGGGTCTGTTTGATTCTGTTGCTATTATTATTTGCTGTTGCAATTTAAGAGGTGTTTGTTTAAACTTTTCGAATGAGCGTTTTGATGATAAATAATTTCCAAATCAGATCACAATGCTAAGGAATATCAAAGGATATTTCCAGAGAAATAAGAGAGAAAAAACCTACAAAAGAGGTTGTATCATCATTGTGTGAGAAAATGAATCCTTACAGCTTATAAAGAGCAAAAATACAAACAAATATAACAACCTCACAACCAGACAAAAGAATAGAGGAGAGATTATTTGGACAAAATGCTATTAAGTACACATAAAAGCATAATTAGATAGAGAGCTACTCAATACTCCCCCTCAAGTTGGAGGTCGAGTGGGAGGAGAAGCTCCAAGCTTGTGAATATGGCGATTATAATTCTTGACCGGAAGCACCTTTGTGAAGACATATGCAATCTGATCAGCAGAGGAAACATGAGCAGGGATGATGGTGCCAGCCTTGACTTGATCACGAACATAGTGACAGTCTATTTCAATATGTTTTGTGCGTTCATGGAGCACTGGGTTCGCAGCAATGGAGAGAGCAAATTGATTGTCACAATGAAGAATTGTAGGAGGCAAGTATGTGAGACCAAAATCTTGTAGAAGAGCTGCTAGCCAGGTAACCTCACATGTGGTAAGGGCCATTGCCATGTATTCTGCTTCAGCAGAGGATCGAGCAACTACAAATTGCTTTTTAGCCTTCCATGAAATGGGGGAATGACccagaaaaatgcaaaatctaTTAGTAGACCTGCGTGTGAGAGAGAAACTGGCCCAATCACTATCATAatatgttggggtttatgtcctaaagacaattgttttaggatatcaatattaatgaataaattgtttatttgatcatttgtttaatcagatatatagcataactaaaactatatataaaaggcattaatctttcataaagaaagtaatcttaagtttatttaagtagttatatagtgttcatacaagcatgaagtgagactatactttataatagaccaataaacttaaaatcaaccaaagtcaagtaatgtgttatagggattggcatattattgttgagacttgcatgtaacagtgttttctgtcgagacagagagctgatctcacaagctttacatatagagatatctagacagttacatagatccggtgaaggagttcattaggattgggacccgacttgagataacaacatggattgatttatcttagtgtcaactgttcatctcattagtattagtaggtataactaatcctcagactcaaacattcattaattagtgattctggattatggagtgtgatgctttgattctgtgagaCCACTACAGGGAggccctggggtgtgtgagagcagggttgggtatgaaggaaattaaggctaaggtatagcagcggaaatataaaattttagcctacttccttttaaccataggatccgttaattgttatttcatataaagagggataagaagaaataccttttgaagaacaatctaccgttgttaaagaagcgcccacaattcttctccgagttcccaagcacgaagtataatacggtgaggttaagttagaatcaaccgtatgagatgcaaccaaaatagattgcctctaattaaccaacacaagatcaaagagaaagaaagatagatgaaattaatcaatcgatggaagccgtatgaattcttgtccacgaactaggggatgcgaattcactttctctctctaattgtatgtttcgaaaatcacaatgaggggaggggttaggctttgtcgaaattcatgtagtagggggtatatataataacttgtatctaaaccctagttagataggaataggttacttaataggaattcaattcggaataggattcccaattattatcttataatacatctaatatatctaggataa
The window above is part of the Euphorbia lathyris chromosome 3, ddEupLath1.1, whole genome shotgun sequence genome. Proteins encoded here:
- the LOC136222347 gene encoding uncharacterized protein isoform X2 — translated: MSMLSKNNSSNNMSTPSFHDFKKQASFFLKEKIKSARLALTDVTPAQLLTEEAANGNPWAPDTRILGSISKAAFELDDYWRIVEILHKRFNWGLTVRKKSERILKLLEKEHLLKEERDRARKLTRGIRGFGSFSQRNSSGEGVLQESSHSVFARSNSQFTDHRTSENHFFSSNEENVIQEEGNSGKGRHNLISDNNFSGDWMNEKPEVSCKENTTPKEEDLHRWNHIYEDNPLLEERKDEVTITEESHPFSAKEMETTSSLLSPRNGI
- the LOC136222346 gene encoding U-box domain-containing protein 33-like isoform X1, which codes for MEVELLKSSHHALIPEFLPGIGYGRPVSSQLPDIVEEGGCGSSSSGDEKVYVALGKSVEKGVDLLQWSFKHFGSKEICVLHVHQPSIRIPCPLGKLPASQANAEVLMAHRRREKEQTEKLLQHYLTICHRAKVEVSIVTIECDQVQKGIVELVNKHGARELVMGAIPENCMKVKKSSNKANFVARSAPFFCEIWFINKGKHVWTREAPKMSSHAEQATPETSRSKSVQCRKTITSLHLDYLRSNSAAGITCARVSNWVQGDSSYAETDTSDGCLTLSIQSAFSPTSSRSSNSTETRVCSDSDSKVEEESLSCQFEQVRKEAEISRNVEMEELLRRKKQEFQTFESISKVKIFESAYANEVKLRKEAEDALRNTIREQGKLLEEKEEISKELQRTMRSIALLDSRVQEANRRQYEASGELKLVQTSIASLRQEKQRIQKQKMEAVRWLERWRNRGQAGSPKCNGFLGSVEELPELAEFPLSDLKTATCNFSESFKLGQGGYGCVYKGEMLGRTVAIKKLHPHNMQGQSEFQKEVQVLGRLQHPHLVTLLGACPEGWSLVYEYLPNGSLHDCLFRRGAISPLTWKIRVRNIAEIASALCFLHSSKPEKIVHGDLKPQNILLDSELSCKICEFGICRLVTDDSPYCSSFRLGAEPKVAFPYTDPEFLRVGVLTTKSDIYSFGVIILQLLTGRPIVGLINEVRRSMFYGKLASILDSSAGEWPIVVARRLADLGLQFCELSSRERPELTPALVRELEQLHVSEERPVPTFFLCPIRQEIMLDPQVAADGFTYEGEALHGWFEKGHETSPMTNLKLSHLNLTPNHALRHAIQDWLCKS
- the LOC136222346 gene encoding U-box domain-containing protein 33-like isoform X2, with protein sequence MEVELLKSSHHALIPEFLPGIGYGRPVSSQLPDIVEEGGCGSSSSGDEKVYVALGKSVEKGVDLLQWSFKHFGSKEICVLHVHQPSIRIPCPLGKLPASQANAEVLMAHRRREKEQTEKLLQHYLTICHRAKVEVSIVTIECDQVQKGIVELVNKHGARELVMGAIPENCMKVKKSSNKANFVARSAPFFCEIWFINKGKHVWTREAPKMSSHAEQATPETSRSKSVQCRKTITSLHLDYLRSNSAAGITCARVSNWVQGDSSYAETDTSDGCLTLSIQSAFSPTSSRSSNSTETRVCSDSDSKVEEESLSCQFEQVRKEAEISRNVEMEELLRRKKQEFQTFESISKVKIFESAYANEVKLRKEAEDALRNTIREQGKLLEEKEEISKELQRTMRSIALLDSRVQEANRRQYEASGELKLVQTSIASLRQEKQRIQKQKMEAVRWLERWRNRGQAGSPKCNGFLGSVEELPELAEFPLSDLKTATCNFSESFKLGQGGYGCVYKGEMLGRTVAIKKLHPHNMQGQSEFQKEVQVLGRLQHPHLVTLLGACPEGWSLVYEYLPNGSLHDCLFRRGAISPLTWKIRVRNIAEIASALCFLHSSKPEKIVHGDLKPQNILLDSELSCKICEFGICRLVTDDSPYCSSFRLGAEPKVAFPYTDPEFLRVGVLTTKSDIYSFGVIILQLLTGRPIVGLINEVRRSMFYGKLASILDSSAGEWPIVVARRLADLGLQFCELSSRERPELTPALVRELEQLHVSEERPVPTFFLCPIRQVAADGFTYEGEALHGWFEKGHETSPMTNLKLSHLNLTPNHALRHAIQDWLCKS